The window CCGGCACCGTCCCGCACCGGCCGGCCGCGGGTGTCAGTGGCGCGCTCTAGGGTCGTACGCATGACGTCTGTGCCGCAGCCCGTTCTGGAACTCTCCGCCGACCAGGCCCGCCGGATCGCCCTGCGCTCCCAGGGCCTCCTGGGCGCCCCGGACCGCCGGGGCGGGGTCCGGGGAGTGCTGCGCGCCCTCGGGGCCGTCCAGCTCGACACGATCTCGGTCCTGGCCCGGTCGCACGAGCTCGTCCCCTACGCGCGCCTGGGGGCCGTCGGACGGCGCACCGTCGACGACGCCTACTGGACGAACGGTCACTCGTTCGAGTACTGGTCGCACGCCGCCTGCATCCTCCCGGTCGAGGAGTGGCCGCACTTCGCCTTCCGCCGCCGCGCCTACCGGGCCCGTCCGCAGTGGGGCCACGACCTGCCCGACGGTGTGTACGAGACGGTGATCAAGCAGTTGCGCACCGAGGGCCCGCTGACGGCCACCGAGCTCGGCGGCGCGAAGAACGGCGGCGAGTGGTGGGACTGGTCGGCCTCCAAGGTCGCCGTCGAGCGGGCCCTGATGTACGGCGAGGTGGTGTGCACCGAGCGGCGCGGATGGAAGCGGGTCTACGACCTGGCCGAGCGGGCGATCCCCGACGCGCTGCTCCACGACGACATGGATGACGCGGAGTGCCTGCGCCGGCTCGTGGCGCTGGCCGGACGGTCGCTGGGCGTCGGCACCCGGGCGGACATCGCCGACTACCACCGGCTCAAGGGCGAACAGTTCGACGCGGTCGTGGCGGACTCCGGGCTGGTCCCGGTGTCGGTGCGGGGCTGGGCGAAGCCGGCGTGGGCCGACCCGGAGGCCCTGGCCTCGGAGCCGCGCGGCCGTCACCGCACGACGCTCCTGTCACCGTTCGACTCCCTGATCTGGGAGCGTGCGCGCACGGAGCGGATCTTCGGGTTCACCCACCGCCTGGAGGCGTACGTACCCCGGCCCAAGCGGATCCACGGCTACTTCGCGATGCCGCTGCTGGCGGGTGGCAGGCTGCAGGGCCGGGTCGACCCCGCGAGGGAGGGAACCACGCTGGTCGCGCGCCAGGTGTCGCTGGACGGCGCGAAGTCCGTCGCGCCGATGGCCCAAGCCCTCGCCGAGGCGGCGTCCTGGGTCGGCTGCACGGATGTCCGGGTCGAGCGGGTGGAGGCACCCGGACTGCGCGCGCCCCTCACGGTGGCGGTCGCCCAGGCACTGGCCTGAGGGCCCGAGGGCCGTCCTGCCGGAACATCACCGGATCTCGAGGATCTTCTCCCGCATGGCGTAGACCACCGCTTCCATCCGGGAATGCAGCTGCAGCTTCTCCAGGATATTGCGGACGTGGTTCTTGACCGTGTTCTCCGAGATGAACAGTTCCTTGGCGATATCGCGGTTGTTCATGCCCGTGGCGACGAGTTTGAGGACCTCCAGCTCGCGCTCGGTGAGACGTGGCGCCGGCACGAGTCGGCGCTCGTCGGTGCGCTGGATCATCGATTTGAACTCGGTGAGCAGTTTGGAGGCCATCGAAGGACTGATCTGGGACTGGCCGTCCGCCACCGCGCGAATCGCCGTGGCCACCTCGTCGGTGGAGATCTCCTTGAGGAGATAGCCGGTCGCGCCGGCCTTGATCGCCTCGTAGAGGTCGGCCTCCTCGTCGCTGATCGTCAGCATGATGATCTTGGCGCTGGGGGCGACCTCCTTGATGGAGGTGCACGCTTCGATGCCCCCGCGCCTGGGCATCCGTACGTCCATCAGCACGATGTCGGGCAGCAGGTCCGCCGCCTTGTCCACGGCCTCGGCACCGTCCCCCGCCTCTCCGACGACCTGGATGTCCTCCTCCTGGGCGAGGACGATCTCCAGCCCCCTGCGGAAGAGCGCGTGGTCGTCGACCACGAGCACCCTGATCGGCTCCTTGCGGGAACTGCCGTCGTCCGCACCGGAGTCCGCGCCGCCGGCGCCGGTCGTCCCGCGCACGGGACCGAAGGTGTCCGCCATCGTTCCTCCCCCTGAAGGCCACTGCCTGAGGTCACAGGCTGCCCGCCAACGGCAGTGCACACAGCACTGATTGGCCTGGGGCGCCATGCTTTCATGCCCGGCGGCCCGAAGCAGTGCCCCCGCGTGCGCACGCGGTGCCCCCGGCCGCGCGCGAACGCTTCCGGGGGCACCGTGCATGAGCTGTGGACGGTGACGTCAGCCGCCGAGCGCACCGCCCGCGCCGCCCGCCCCGTCGGAGGCCAGCGGGTCGGTCCTCAGGTGGATGACGCCGTAGTCGTAGGCGTGCCGCCGGTAGACGACACTGGGCTCCTTGGTCTCGGAATCGACGAAGAGGTAGAAGTCGTGTCCGACCAACTCCATCTCGTAGAGAGCCTGGTCGAGCGTCATGGGCGCCGCGACGTGCATCTTCTCGCGCACGACGAGCGGCCCTTCGCCCTGCACCTCGAGCGAACCGACCCTCCTGGTGGGCACGGACTCGGCCGACTCCTCGGCAATCAACTCGCCGTCGCCGTTGAAGGAGGCGGCTTCGGGCACGACATCAGCGACCTCGGCCGCGGACAACCGCCCGCTGCCGCGCCTGCTGTAGCGCTTGTCGTGCTCCTTGCGCAGCTGTGTGTCCAGCTTGTCGGTGGCCAGGTCCAGCGCTGCGTACGGGTCGCCTGCCGCTGCTTCCGCCCGGATGACCGGCCCACGTGAGCGAAGCGTGATCTCCACCCGTGCGGCTCGGTCGGCCTGACGGGGATTCGGCTCCTTGGACACCTCGACGTCGAGGCTGATCACCTTGCCGTCGAACTTCTGGATCTTGTCCAGCTTCAGTTTCTCGGCCACGTGCTTGCGGAACCGCTCGGGCACCTCGGTCTTGCGGCCCTTGACGACGATGTCCACGCAGAACTCCGTTCCCGGATCACTCCGCTTCGGCGGCGGAGCATCTCCCTTTTGCACCAGGCTCCAGTGATCACCGGAGCCGCGGACTCGGTGACTTCCACCTCCTCCTCCCCCACCGATGAGGTGTCCACCCCACCGACTTCCATGCTTCTGGCCTGCTGGTGAGTTACCTGCCCGAAACCTGGTGGTGCATTCGTCGAGGCGCGGGATTCACCGTTCCTCACAACCGAACATAGCCTGCCCACCACCGTGTCGGCACCCGCTACTCACGCGTACCTCCGATCAGGGCCCTTTACCCACGTACTACCTGCAACGATGCAAGTTAACTGTCAGTTCCGGTTTAATTCGAAAGCAGTCGGAGAAGCTGCGACAACCGCGGCCATGAGCCCGTCCGCGCCGGCACCCCCGGCAGGCGCCGCGGCCCGGACGGCGCGTGCGGCATCGGCCAGCGAGGCACCCGTCGTCAACACGTCGTCGACGAGCACCACCCGGCCCCGCACGAGAAGTTCCGCACCCCCGTCCGCGACCGCCAGGGCGCCCGACAGATTCGCCTGCCGCTCGCGCGCCCCCAGTCCCGCTTGGTCGGCAACGGTCCGCCGCTGCCGCAGCACCGCGAGCACCCCGGCCCGCACGCCCCCGCTCCGCAGTTCGGTCGCGGCCGCGACCGCGATCCTGCGCACCGGATCGTGCCCCCGCGCGGCCGTGGCACGCCGGGCGGACGGGACAGGGACGAGGAGCACGGGCCGCGCCCCGGCCGCTTGCCCCGCCCCGGCGCGCACAGCGGCCGCCAGCGCCCCGCCGAGCGCGCCCGTGAGGCCCAGCGCCCCCCGCTCCTTGTGGGCCAGCAGCACGGCGCGTACGGCGTTCTCGTACGGCGCCGCGGCGTGGACCACGGGGAGACCGGACGGCTCGGGCGCGGGTCTCACACGGCGCGGCACAGCGCCCAGCGCCCGCGCGCACGCTTCACACAGACCGGAACGCGGCCTGCCGCAGCCCGCACAGGGCAGGGGCAGGACCAGCCCCGCGATCTCGCGCCACCATCCCCTCACCCCTCCACTGTGCGCGGCGGACCGGCAGCGGGCCACCCCTGTGGACAACCGCCGGTCAATCGCCTGTGGACGGCCGGGCCGGCTCAGCCCGGGTAGACGAGCGAGGAACCGTCCTTGAGGACCGTCTGCCAGTTGTCACCCGGTGACAGTTTCACTATGCCGTCACCCTCGGTGTCGGCCATCAGCGGCAACTGCTCGTCATCCGCCGCCGCCACCGCGGTCACCTGGTTCACACCCGGCAGCACACCGGACGACGAGGTGGACCCGTCGGCCTGCACGTAACGCACCTGCTGCACACCGCCCTCCTCCTTGCCGACCACGACGAGCCGGCTGCGGCCCGACCAGGACACCGCCGTCACATCCGCCAGCTGGGGCGCGGCCTGCCGCAGGTCCTCCACGGACACCGTCTCGGACTTCCCGGAGCCATGGCGCTCGACCCTGCCGATGCGCAGCGTCGTGTGCCCGTCCTGCGACACCCGAAGGGCGATGCGCACCCCGTCGGACGACATCCGCAGCGCCTCGATCCGGCCCCCGTCCAGCCCCGGGATCTCGACCTCCTGCGGCTTTCCGGCCCCGTCCACGAGGCGCAGCAGCCTGGGACCGGCAGGATCACGGTCGGCGACCCACACGTCCCCGTTGCCGTCCCAGCTCGGTGCCGACAGCCGGTCCGCGGGCCTCGCCGCGCCGCTGCTCACCACGGGCGCGGACGGCTCGCTGTCCGAGACCAGGGAGGACACGTAGAGGTGCTGCCCGTTCGCCGACACCGCGGCCGCCTGCTGTTCGTCCCTGGCCACACCGACGGCGCCCATGGCCACCGCACCACTGCCGAACGGGCCGGTCACCGGCTCCGGATCACCGCTCCCCTTGCTGCTGCCGGGGATGCGCTGCACGTGCCCCTTGGCGTCGACGAAGTACTGGCTGTCGGGGGTGTCGGGGGCCCTGTCCGCGGCGAACTCCTCCGCCTCGTCGGCCCCCAGCGAGCACAGCGGCCCCCGCCCGCCCTGCAGCTCCACCTGTCCCACGCGGGCCGACGTCAGGTCGCGCAGGGTGAAGAGCACCTGGGCGGCCATCATCCGGCAGGCGCCCTGGCCCGCCTTCTCCGCCTTCTTGTTCAGCGGCACCTTCAGGACGTTCTGGTCGTCCGGAGCCAGCGACGTGACCCCCTTCCTCAACGAGGTGCCGGCGGGGAAGCGCGAATCGACCACCGGCCGCAGCCAGTTCGAGGGCCCTGCCAGCAGCGCCCGCACCGTCTGCGTCGTCGTGTCCATGCGGGTGACGGGATCCGTACGGTTGCGGACGTAGACGGGGTCGGCGACCAGCGCGGGCAGCTCCTCCCCCGTCCGGCCCGCGGCGAAGTAGTACTTGTTCACGGAGCGGTAGAGACGCTTGAAGTCGGACTGTCCGAGCACCAGGCCGTCCGGCACGATGTCGATGCGCCACTCGTGCCTGCCGTCCGCCCCCTTCTCCCGGACCAGGTGCAGCATCTGGGAGTACTCGGTCGGGGCCAGCGGCCGGTAGGAGCTCTGCGCGTCGACCGCCGCCACCTGCTCGCCGGTCAGCGTGTAGGTGGTCTCGGTGCCCCTGCGCTCCTTGTCGTGGATCGTGGGCCCGTTGCGGTTGGGAGCCTTCGCGAGCACCGTGGTGCCCTCGCTCGGCTGCCAGGTGCGGGCCGCCTGCGCCGTCAGGTACGTACGGGTCGTCCGGAAGTCCGGATCGTCGCTCGTCATCGACTCGAGGAACCCGTCGACGACCTCCAGGGGCGCCGCGCCCTCCCTCGGCGGAACGGCGTACACCTGCACCTGGGAATCGCCCGGCTGCGAGGCGTCGACCGGTTTCACGTCACCGGTGTCCGGCATCGCCCCGCACCCCGCGAGCACCACCACACCGCAGCCGAGCAGCACGGACAGCCGCACCGCCCGCCCGGGAGCACCCCGTCGACGCTCACTCTCCACGAGCCGTGTCCTCCCGCTCAGGGTCCTGCGCCTCCGGATCGGCGGCGCCACCGGGCCGGTCGCCGGCCGGACGCGACACCACGCGCGCTCCGTTGCCCGGCAGCGCCGCCGGGTGGACCGATGCCGGGGTACGCGAGCCCGCCGTGCCGTGCGCGGCCGCGGTGAGCGGAGACCGCGCGGAGCCGGACTGGCTCGGTACCGACATGAGCCGGTGCTCTGACGCGGCGGGTACCGCCTCCGCCCGCTCACGCTCCTCCCGATTGCGCCGGGAGTCCTCGGGCTCCAGCGGTATCGGCGACCCGCGCAGCGGCTCGTCCGCCGTGCGCGGCAGGGTCAGCCGGAACTGTGAACCACCACCCGGCTCACCCCACGCCTGAAGCCATCCGCCGTGCAGCCGGGCGTCCTCGACGGCGATCGACAGTCCCAGACCCGTCCCGCCGGTCGTGCGGGCCCGCGCCGGGTCCGCACGCCAGAAACGGTTGAACACGCGGGTCGCCTCGCCGGGCTTGAGCCCCACGCCGTAGTCCCGCACCGCCACGGCCACCGCACCCTGGGCGGCGCCCATGCGCACGACGACGTCGCGGCCCTCACCGTGCTCGACCGCGTTGACGACGAGGTTGCGCAGGACCCGCTCGACACGGCGGGCGTCCGCCTCCGCGATCACGGGCTGCTCGTCGCCGATCACCCGGATCCGGCTGCCCTTGCGTTCCGCGAGCGGCGCGGCGCCGCCGATCACGCGCCGGACGACCGTACGCAGGTCTATCGGTTCCGCCTCCAGCGCCGCCGCCCCCGCGTCGAACCTGCTGATCTCCAGCAGGTCGGAGAGGAGCGACTCGAAACGGTCGAGCTGGTCCCCCAGCAGTTCGGCGGACCGGGCCGTGACGGGATCGAAGTCGACGCGCGCCTCGTGGATCACATCGGCCGCCATGCGCACCGTCGTCAGCGGGGTGCGCAGCTCATGGCTGACGTCGGAGACGAAACGCCGCTGCATGCGGGAGAGCTCCTCCAGCTGCTGGATCTTCAGCTGGAGGCTCTGCGCCATCTTGTTGAAGGCTTCACCGAGGCGTGCGATGTCGTCCTCGCCGGTGACCTTCATGCGCTCCTGGAGCCGGCCCGCGGAGAGCCGCTCGGCGATGCCGGCCGCCATACGCACGGGCGTGACGACCTGGCGCACGACGAACCACGCGATGGCCCCCAGCAGCACGACGACGAAGAGACCGGCCGTGGCCAGCGTCGTCGTCACGAGGGTCAGCGACTTCTCCTCCTGCGTGAGCGGGAAGAGGTAGTACAGCTCGTACGGGTTGTGGTCGATGTCGTAGAGCCGCTTGCCCACGACGAGCCCGGGCTCCGGGCTCTTGCCGTGGGAATAGCGGATCAGCGAGTACGTCTGGAAGGCGCCCGCCCCCTGACCCACGTCGTCGCGGAGCCTCTGCGGGATGCTGGACGCCTCCACGCTGCCCGAACCCCGCGGGGCCCGGCTGGTGCCCTGTCCCGCCGAGTCGGGGCTGAGCGCCACGACGTTGAACGCGTTGGTCCCGCCGCTGGCGAGCTGATCGACCAGCTCCGTGCGCCACGAGGTGTTGGCCGTCGTGCCGTCGGCGCCCTCCTCGCCCTGGTCACCCGGAAGCAGAGGGGCGTTCGCGTTCGCCTGGGCGGCCGCGAAGCCGCCGGCCGCCTGGGTCTGCGCGGCCTTGCCCTTCGCCTCGAGCAGACCGTTACGGACCTGCCCGATCACGACGAATCCCAGGAGCAGCACCACACCGATCGACATCAGCAGGGTGCCCGCGACCACCCGCAGCTGCAGGTTGCGCCGCCACAGCCGGACGGCCGGAAGCAGCGGCCCGCTGATCCAGCGCAGGAGAAGCCGGGGCACCGGACCGCCGGGCGTCCGGTCGCGGAGCAACCGGACGCCCCGCAGGACCTTGCCGAAGCGGGAGGACGTCCCCGGGGGACCGGCAGCCCGCTCCGTGCGTGCCCCGGTGCCCCCGGGTGGCGGAGCAGCGCTGCCCAGGGTCATGTCAGCTCGGTCCGGCCTTGTAGCCGACACCGCGGACGGTCACGACGATCTCCGGTCGCTCCGGGTCCTTCTCGACCTTCGAGCGGAGCCGCTGCACGTGCACGTTCACCAGACGGGTGTCCGCGGCATGGCGATAGCCCCACACCTGCTCCAGCAGCACCTCACGGGTGAAGACCTGCCAGGGCTTGCGGGCGAGCGCGACCAGCAGGTCGAACTCCAGCGGGGTCAGCGCGATGGACTGCCCCTCCCTCTTCACCGAGTGGCCCGCCACGTCGATGACCAGGTCCCCGATCGTCAGCTGCTCGGGCGCGGGCTCCTCGGACCTCCGCAGACGTGCCCTGATCCGGGCAACCAACTCCTTCGGTTTGAACGGCTTGACGATGTAGTCGTCGGCCCCGGACTCCAGGCCCACCACCACGTCCACCGTGTCGCTCTTGGCCGTGAGCATGACGATCGGCACACCCGACTCCGCCCTGATCAGCCGGCAGACCTCGATGCCGTCCCGTCCGGGAAGCATGAGGTCGAGCAGCACCAGG is drawn from Streptomyces sp. NBC_00178 and contains these coding sequences:
- the mtrB gene encoding MtrAB system histidine kinase MtrB; the protein is MTLGSAAPPPGGTGARTERAAGPPGTSSRFGKVLRGVRLLRDRTPGGPVPRLLLRWISGPLLPAVRLWRRNLQLRVVAGTLLMSIGVVLLLGFVVIGQVRNGLLEAKGKAAQTQAAGGFAAAQANANAPLLPGDQGEEGADGTTANTSWRTELVDQLASGGTNAFNVVALSPDSAGQGTSRAPRGSGSVEASSIPQRLRDDVGQGAGAFQTYSLIRYSHGKSPEPGLVVGKRLYDIDHNPYELYYLFPLTQEEKSLTLVTTTLATAGLFVVVLLGAIAWFVVRQVVTPVRMAAGIAERLSAGRLQERMKVTGEDDIARLGEAFNKMAQSLQLKIQQLEELSRMQRRFVSDVSHELRTPLTTVRMAADVIHEARVDFDPVTARSAELLGDQLDRFESLLSDLLEISRFDAGAAALEAEPIDLRTVVRRVIGGAAPLAERKGSRIRVIGDEQPVIAEADARRVERVLRNLVVNAVEHGEGRDVVVRMGAAQGAVAVAVRDYGVGLKPGEATRVFNRFWRADPARARTTGGTGLGLSIAVEDARLHGGWLQAWGEPGGGSQFRLTLPRTADEPLRGSPIPLEPEDSRRNREERERAEAVPAASEHRLMSVPSQSGSARSPLTAAAHGTAGSRTPASVHPAALPGNGARVVSRPAGDRPGGAADPEAQDPEREDTARGE
- a CDS encoding ComF family protein, whose product is MRGWWREIAGLVLPLPCAGCGRPRSGLCEACARALGAVPRRVRPAPEPSGLPVVHAAAPYENAVRAVLLAHKERGALGLTGALGGALAAAVRAGAGQAAGARPVLLVPVPSARRATAARGHDPVRRIAVAAATELRSGGVRAGVLAVLRQRRTVADQAGLGARERQANLSGALAVADGGAELLVRGRVVLVDDVLTTGASLADAARAVRAAAPAGGAGADGLMAAVVAASPTAFELNRN
- the mtrA gene encoding two-component system response regulator MtrA, with the protein product MMSFMKGRVLVVDDDTALAEMLGIVLRGEGFEPSFVADGDKALAAFREAKPDLVLLDLMLPGRDGIEVCRLIRAESGVPIVMLTAKSDTVDVVVGLESGADDYIVKPFKPKELVARIRARLRRSEEPAPEQLTIGDLVIDVAGHSVKREGQSIALTPLEFDLLVALARKPWQVFTREVLLEQVWGYRHAADTRLVNVHVQRLRSKVEKDPERPEIVVTVRGVGYKAGPS
- a CDS encoding LpqB family beta-propeller domain-containing protein; its protein translation is MRLSVLLGCGVVVLAGCGAMPDTGDVKPVDASQPGDSQVQVYAVPPREGAAPLEVVDGFLESMTSDDPDFRTTRTYLTAQAARTWQPSEGTTVLAKAPNRNGPTIHDKERRGTETTYTLTGEQVAAVDAQSSYRPLAPTEYSQMLHLVREKGADGRHEWRIDIVPDGLVLGQSDFKRLYRSVNKYYFAAGRTGEELPALVADPVYVRNRTDPVTRMDTTTQTVRALLAGPSNWLRPVVDSRFPAGTSLRKGVTSLAPDDQNVLKVPLNKKAEKAGQGACRMMAAQVLFTLRDLTSARVGQVELQGGRGPLCSLGADEAEEFAADRAPDTPDSQYFVDAKGHVQRIPGSSKGSGDPEPVTGPFGSGAVAMGAVGVARDEQQAAAVSANGQHLYVSSLVSDSEPSAPVVSSGAARPADRLSAPSWDGNGDVWVADRDPAGPRLLRLVDGAGKPQEVEIPGLDGGRIEALRMSSDGVRIALRVSQDGHTTLRIGRVERHGSGKSETVSVEDLRQAAPQLADVTAVSWSGRSRLVVVGKEEGGVQQVRYVQADGSTSSSGVLPGVNQVTAVAAADDEQLPLMADTEGDGIVKLSPGDNWQTVLKDGSSLVYPG
- a CDS encoding response regulator transcription factor, giving the protein MADTFGPVRGTTGAGGADSGADDGSSRKEPIRVLVVDDHALFRRGLEIVLAQEEDIQVVGEAGDGAEAVDKAADLLPDIVLMDVRMPRRGGIEACTSIKEVAPSAKIIMLTISDEEADLYEAIKAGATGYLLKEISTDEVATAIRAVADGQSQISPSMASKLLTEFKSMIQRTDERRLVPAPRLTERELEVLKLVATGMNNRDIAKELFISENTVKNHVRNILEKLQLHSRMEAVVYAMREKILEIR
- a CDS encoding winged helix-turn-helix domain-containing protein, with the protein product MTSVPQPVLELSADQARRIALRSQGLLGAPDRRGGVRGVLRALGAVQLDTISVLARSHELVPYARLGAVGRRTVDDAYWTNGHSFEYWSHAACILPVEEWPHFAFRRRAYRARPQWGHDLPDGVYETVIKQLRTEGPLTATELGGAKNGGEWWDWSASKVAVERALMYGEVVCTERRGWKRVYDLAERAIPDALLHDDMDDAECLRRLVALAGRSLGVGTRADIADYHRLKGEQFDAVVADSGLVPVSVRGWAKPAWADPEALASEPRGRHRTTLLSPFDSLIWERARTERIFGFTHRLEAYVPRPKRIHGYFAMPLLAGGRLQGRVDPAREGTTLVARQVSLDGAKSVAPMAQALAEAASWVGCTDVRVERVEAPGLRAPLTVAVAQALA
- the hpf gene encoding ribosome hibernation-promoting factor, HPF/YfiA family, whose amino-acid sequence is MDIVVKGRKTEVPERFRKHVAEKLKLDKIQKFDGKVISLDVEVSKEPNPRQADRAARVEITLRSRGPVIRAEAAAGDPYAALDLATDKLDTQLRKEHDKRYSRRGSGRLSAAEVADVVPEAASFNGDGELIAEESAESVPTRRVGSLEVQGEGPLVVREKMHVAAPMTLDQALYEMELVGHDFYLFVDSETKEPSVVYRRHAYDYGVIHLRTDPLASDGAGGAGGALGG